Proteins encoded in a region of the Veillonella parvula genome:
- the dnaA gene encoding chromosomal replication initiator protein DnaA, whose translation MQSFDLNNIWEHILQEAKKNMQHLPDALYLRVTSSLIPMSLESHSIHIGVMQTFVKNLIDQQPQISKALQDAITTVIGSHRDMVLFDFNQESVDTTFVDENLIDTPVVAPPMPLPPIVEEKAHQEEFYTPVYQDPVYIDRTPAPVEIPDEPMVATPKKPSETTPTLQSDNVPVDLSLSNLNPAYRFDNYVTGNANRIPFGAAQNVAEFPGGDYNPLFIYGPSGLGKTHLMHAIGNAIKENHPHMKVMSITSENFMNIFVETLQRNQGKLFRNTFRNIDVLMIDDIQFLESRESTKTELFNTFNELLNNNKQIVLTSDTMPNDMEQFEDRLRSRFQAGYIATMENPDLETRIAIFRSLLEREYKKNRIIRIDNDSINYVALQFSENVRVLQGAFTKLIGTASIDQRLESIDLEYTKHALAGLVHTEEVNMVNIESIQNFVSSYFNIKKQDLLGKKRKAQFAFPRQIAMYLCRDMINESYPQIAAAFSRDHTTILHAYDKITKEIEKNEETKRMVAEIKQKLTTCG comes from the coding sequence ATGCAATCATTTGATTTAAATAATATATGGGAGCATATATTGCAAGAGGCGAAAAAGAATATGCAACATTTACCTGACGCATTGTATTTGCGCGTCACGTCATCGTTGATTCCCATGTCTCTCGAAAGTCATTCGATCCATATTGGGGTCATGCAAACATTTGTAAAAAACTTAATCGACCAGCAGCCACAGATTAGCAAGGCTTTGCAGGATGCGATTACTACGGTTATCGGTTCCCATCGAGATATGGTGTTATTCGATTTCAATCAAGAAAGTGTAGATACTACCTTTGTTGATGAAAATCTCATCGATACGCCTGTTGTAGCACCGCCGATGCCTTTACCACCTATAGTAGAGGAAAAGGCTCATCAAGAGGAGTTTTACACACCAGTCTATCAAGATCCTGTCTATATCGACCGCACGCCAGCGCCTGTGGAGATTCCAGACGAACCAATGGTAGCGACACCAAAGAAACCATCAGAAACAACGCCAACATTACAGTCTGACAATGTACCTGTGGATTTATCACTATCTAATCTCAATCCGGCATACCGTTTTGATAATTATGTAACGGGCAATGCGAACCGAATACCATTTGGAGCCGCTCAAAATGTAGCTGAATTTCCAGGTGGAGACTATAATCCGCTCTTTATCTATGGTCCATCGGGCCTCGGCAAAACACACTTGATGCACGCCATCGGTAATGCTATCAAGGAAAATCATCCACATATGAAGGTCATGTCTATTACGAGCGAAAACTTTATGAATATTTTCGTTGAAACATTACAGCGCAACCAAGGTAAATTGTTCCGCAACACATTCCGCAATATCGATGTGCTCATGATTGACGATATTCAGTTCCTTGAAAGCCGTGAAAGTACGAAAACTGAACTATTTAATACGTTCAATGAATTATTAAATAACAACAAGCAAATCGTTCTTACCTCTGATACGATGCCAAACGATATGGAGCAGTTCGAAGATCGTCTTCGCTCTCGTTTCCAAGCTGGTTACATTGCCACAATGGAAAATCCAGATTTAGAAACACGCATTGCCATCTTCAGATCACTGCTCGAACGAGAATATAAAAAGAATCGCATTATTCGTATCGATAATGATTCAATTAACTACGTAGCATTGCAATTTAGCGAAAACGTCCGCGTATTGCAAGGTGCTTTTACCAAGCTCATCGGTACAGCATCCATCGATCAACGTCTCGAATCTATCGACCTAGAATACACAAAACACGCCTTGGCGGGCCTCGTTCATACCGAAGAGGTGAATATGGTTAATATTGAAAGCATCCAGAATTTTGTTAGTTCTTATTTCAATATTAAAAAGCAAGACCTACTCGGCAAGAAACGAAAAGCCCAATTCGCATTTCCACGGCAAATCGCCATGTATCTATGCCGCGATATGATCAATGAAAGCTATCCTCAAATCGCAGCAGCTTTTTCTCGTGATCATACGACAATTCTCCATGCGTACGATAAAATAACGAAGGAAATTGAAAAAAACGAAGAAACTAAACGAATGGTTGCAGAAATTAAACAGAAATTAACAACCTGTGGATAA
- the gyrB gene encoding DNA topoisomerase (ATP-hydrolyzing) subunit B: MPEQNYSAQNIQVLEGLDAVRKRPGMYIGSTSARGLHHLVYEVVDNSVDEALAGYATHIEVSINPDNSVTVVDDGRGIPTGMHESGMSAVELVLTKLHAGGKFGGGGYKVSGGLHGVGISVVNALSEWTKVQVSQNGIVQEISFARGHKTSELHEIGKASGTGTTVIFKPDAEIFETTVFSFDTLKMRLQELAFLNKGLRITLSDLRLEEPRVESFHYEGGLVSFITFLNENKEAINPTVINIENTKDDVVVDVALQYNDSYSENLLSFVNNINTIDGGTHLSGFRAALTRTLNDYGRKSGLIKESESNLSGEDVREGLTAVVSVKVLEPQFEGQTKTKLGNSEVKGITDVIVTEGLKTFFEEHPQDAKKIIEKATMASRAREAARKARDLTRRKNALEVSSLPGKLADCSEKDTSMTEIYLVEGDSAGGSAKQGRDRRYQAILPLRGKILNVEKARLDKILANNEIRSMITAFGTGIGDEFDITKSRYNKIIIMTDADVDGAHIRTLLLTFFYRYMKPLVEEGHIYIAQPPLYQIKKGKSHWYVYSDAELTAKLDEVGRDGTTIQRYKGLGEMNPEQLWETTMNPDNRTILQVSLEDSIEADKIFTVLMGDKVEPRRKFIEDNAKYVRNLDL, from the coding sequence ATGCCTGAACAAAATTATAGCGCTCAGAATATTCAGGTTCTTGAGGGTCTAGACGCAGTGCGTAAACGCCCAGGGATGTATATTGGTAGTACGTCTGCTCGTGGTTTGCATCACCTCGTATACGAAGTTGTAGATAACTCTGTAGACGAAGCGCTTGCTGGTTACGCTACACATATCGAAGTATCCATCAATCCAGATAACAGTGTTACTGTTGTCGATGATGGTCGTGGTATTCCAACAGGGATGCATGAATCTGGTATGTCTGCGGTAGAGTTAGTATTAACGAAATTGCATGCAGGTGGTAAATTCGGCGGTGGCGGTTACAAGGTATCTGGTGGTCTTCATGGCGTAGGTATTTCCGTAGTTAATGCGTTGAGTGAATGGACTAAGGTTCAAGTATCTCAAAATGGCATTGTTCAAGAGATTTCCTTTGCTCGTGGTCATAAAACTTCCGAGTTGCACGAAATCGGCAAGGCTTCAGGAACTGGTACTACAGTTATTTTCAAGCCAGATGCAGAAATCTTTGAAACTACCGTATTCAGCTTTGATACATTGAAAATGCGTTTACAAGAATTGGCATTCCTTAACAAAGGCCTTCGCATTACATTGAGCGATTTGCGCTTAGAGGAACCTCGTGTTGAAAGCTTCCACTATGAAGGTGGTTTGGTTTCTTTCATTACCTTCTTGAACGAAAATAAAGAAGCAATTAATCCAACTGTTATCAACATTGAAAATACAAAAGACGATGTTGTGGTAGATGTGGCATTGCAATATAACGATAGCTATAGCGAAAATTTATTGTCCTTCGTAAATAACATCAATACTATTGACGGTGGTACACATCTATCTGGTTTCCGTGCTGCCTTGACTCGTACCCTCAATGATTATGGCCGTAAATCTGGTTTGATCAAGGAAAGTGAGTCTAATCTTTCCGGTGAAGACGTACGTGAAGGTTTGACAGCTGTCGTATCTGTAAAAGTGTTGGAACCTCAATTTGAGGGCCAAACAAAAACTAAACTTGGCAATAGTGAAGTTAAAGGTATTACAGACGTTATCGTTACAGAAGGTCTTAAAACATTCTTCGAAGAACATCCGCAAGATGCGAAGAAGATTATCGAAAAAGCAACGATGGCAAGCCGTGCTCGTGAGGCTGCTCGTAAAGCCCGCGACTTAACACGCCGTAAAAATGCGTTGGAAGTATCTAGCCTTCCTGGTAAATTGGCGGACTGCTCCGAAAAAGATACATCTATGACTGAAATTTATCTTGTGGAAGGTGATTCTGCAGGTGGTTCTGCAAAACAAGGTCGCGATCGTCGCTACCAAGCGATTTTGCCATTGCGTGGTAAAATCCTCAACGTAGAAAAAGCACGTCTAGATAAGATTTTGGCTAATAACGAAATTCGCTCCATGATTACTGCTTTTGGTACAGGTATTGGCGATGAATTTGATATTACAAAATCCCGTTATAACAAGATTATCATCATGACAGATGCGGACGTTGACGGCGCTCACATCCGTACATTGTTATTAACATTCTTCTACCGCTATATGAAACCATTGGTAGAAGAAGGTCATATCTATATTGCTCAACCACCTTTGTATCAAATCAAGAAGGGTAAATCCCACTGGTATGTATACTCTGATGCAGAGTTGACTGCTAAACTTGATGAAGTAGGCCGCGATGGTACTACAATCCAACGTTACAAAGGTTTAGGTGAAATGAATCCTGAACAATTATGGGAAACTACAATGAACCCTGATAATCGTACGATTTTACAAGTTAGCTTAGAAGATTCTATCGAAGCTGACAAAATCTTTACAGTCCTCATGGGTGATAAGGTAGAGCCTCGTCGTAAATTTATTGAAGATAACGCAAAATACGTGCGTAATCTAGATTTGTAA
- the yidD gene encoding membrane protein insertion efficiency factor YidD has translation MKRCITMLLRLLIRFYQLAISPLKPGCCRYYPTCSTYTLQAIEKYGPLKGSWMGLKRILRCHPFHKGGYDPVP, from the coding sequence ATGAAACGCTGTATAACCATGCTTTTACGACTTTTAATTAGGTTTTATCAGCTCGCCATATCTCCCTTAAAACCTGGATGTTGCCGTTATTATCCGACATGTTCCACATATACTCTGCAGGCCATCGAAAAATATGGTCCTTTGAAAGGTAGCTGGATGGGTTTAAAACGCATTCTTCGCTGTCATCCTTTCCACAAGGGTGGCTACGATCCAGTTCCCTAA
- the dnaN gene encoding DNA polymerase III subunit beta has product MHITFPKANLQKAINVLQKVSQNKTSSNLPGAIYMTTKNGQVELQGNDFELGIRLTIDGDIKEPGTLVVGSRYFQELIRKLPGDTIELYKPEDGSSLTITSGSSEFNLVTLHPDDFSLVEQIHDQDHVNIDSFAMKELIDLTNYAAATDEDRPVFTGALLEIKENEVTMVATDTHRMAVKKITIDEPATTPMRAIIPTKTLAEVSRLLPTDNPAMINIIWNRTQIVFNFESIYIISRLIEGTYPEYEKVIPSQFDSSAVIDRREFAGAVDRVSLLAKDISYNVIRYDWSESNVTLSTQNTEIGMAKEDVAVEFKGTPFTISFNGRYISDILRHSTGDNIHLFLKQNGPVVIRQDNNPNYTYVVTPVRTNA; this is encoded by the coding sequence ATGCATATTACATTCCCTAAAGCAAATCTCCAAAAAGCAATTAACGTATTGCAAAAGGTATCTCAAAATAAAACAAGTTCCAACTTACCAGGCGCTATTTATATGACTACAAAAAATGGTCAAGTAGAATTGCAAGGTAACGACTTTGAACTCGGCATTCGCTTAACCATCGATGGAGACATTAAAGAACCTGGTACTTTAGTGGTAGGTTCCCGCTATTTCCAAGAATTAATTCGCAAATTGCCTGGCGATACTATTGAACTTTACAAACCAGAAGACGGAAGTTCTTTGACCATCACATCTGGATCTTCCGAATTTAACCTTGTTACATTACACCCAGATGATTTTTCCTTGGTGGAACAAATTCACGACCAAGATCATGTAAACATCGATAGCTTTGCTATGAAAGAACTCATCGATTTAACAAATTATGCAGCTGCTACTGATGAAGATCGACCTGTATTTACCGGTGCTCTTCTTGAAATCAAAGAAAACGAAGTGACTATGGTTGCTACCGATACACACCGTATGGCTGTTAAAAAAATTACCATCGATGAACCAGCAACGACTCCAATGCGCGCTATCATCCCTACAAAAACGTTGGCTGAAGTATCTCGTTTATTACCAACAGATAATCCAGCTATGATCAATATCATTTGGAATCGTACACAAATCGTATTTAATTTTGAATCTATTTATATTATTTCTCGCTTAATCGAAGGCACATATCCTGAATATGAAAAGGTAATTCCTTCTCAATTCGATTCTAGCGCTGTAATTGATCGCCGCGAATTTGCTGGTGCTGTTGATCGCGTATCCTTGTTGGCTAAAGACATCAGCTATAATGTAATTCGTTATGATTGGTCTGAAAGTAATGTCACATTGTCTACTCAAAATACTGAAATCGGTATGGCAAAAGAAGACGTAGCTGTTGAATTTAAAGGCACACCTTTCACAATCTCCTTCAATGGTCGCTACATCTCTGACATCTTGCGTCACAGCACAGGTGACAATATCCACTTGTTCTTAAAACAAAATGGTCCTGTTGTCATTCGCCAAGACAATAATCCGAACTATACATACGTAGTAACACCAGTTCGCACGAATGCATAA
- the recF gene encoding DNA replication/repair protein RecF (All proteins in this family for which functions are known are DNA-binding proteins that assist the filamentation of RecA onto DNA for the initiation of recombination or recombinational repair.): MRIDSLQLFQFRNYKDVQIQFNPEIIVLHGTNGAGKTNILESIYVGTIGKSHRTNDTSDMLMFNAEEAGIVVKFEKKDTPQKVNIKLFRQGAKDIRLNDTKISQKELIGTLNTVIFCPEDLQLIKGTPSGRRRFLDMEISQTSATYYHQLMQYNRLLQQRNAVLKEYRGKNNIPLEEWDLQLADMASFIVKKRLESLKKINLLIDLMNRKLTGGLENLTIGYEQPYMDNGSLEYTREGFYERIKAALPQDRHRLSTSVGPHRDDLRFFSDAMDLKKFGSQGQQRTAVLSLKLSELEFIKSEVGEYPVLLLDDVLSELDESRRVNLLQFIHKRIQTFITTTDIHDFKDLKSVQFISCEGGNVQYGQP; this comes from the coding sequence GTGAGAATTGACTCACTGCAATTATTCCAGTTTCGTAATTATAAGGATGTACAGATACAGTTTAACCCTGAGATTATCGTTCTGCACGGCACCAATGGGGCTGGTAAGACGAATATCCTCGAATCGATTTATGTTGGTACGATTGGTAAAAGCCATCGTACTAATGATACATCGGATATGCTCATGTTTAATGCTGAAGAAGCAGGCATAGTTGTAAAATTCGAGAAAAAAGATACGCCTCAAAAGGTAAATATTAAATTATTCCGCCAAGGGGCCAAGGATATTCGTTTAAACGACACAAAAATATCTCAAAAAGAACTGATTGGTACATTAAATACAGTTATCTTTTGTCCTGAAGACTTACAGCTCATTAAGGGAACTCCGTCTGGTCGTAGGCGTTTCCTAGATATGGAAATATCTCAGACCAGCGCTACTTACTATCATCAATTGATGCAGTATAATCGGTTGTTACAGCAACGAAATGCAGTCCTAAAAGAATATAGGGGAAAGAATAATATTCCTCTTGAAGAATGGGATTTGCAGCTAGCAGATATGGCGAGCTTTATCGTAAAGAAACGATTAGAAAGTTTGAAAAAAATTAATCTGCTCATCGATTTGATGAATCGTAAATTGACGGGTGGACTCGAGAATTTAACCATCGGTTATGAACAGCCGTATATGGACAATGGTTCATTAGAATATACAAGGGAAGGCTTTTACGAACGCATCAAAGCAGCGTTGCCGCAAGATCGTCATCGTTTGAGCACTAGTGTAGGTCCTCATCGCGATGATTTAAGATTCTTTTCCGATGCTATGGATTTAAAGAAATTTGGATCGCAAGGTCAGCAACGAACCGCTGTATTGTCCTTAAAGTTGAGTGAACTTGAGTTTATCAAGTCAGAGGTAGGAGAATATCCAGTTCTTCTCTTGGATGATGTATTGAGCGAACTTGATGAGTCGAGACGAGTGAATTTATTGCAGTTTATTCATAAACGAATTCAAACATTTATTACCACTACAGATATTCACGATTTTAAAGATTTGAAATCCGTTCAATTTATTTCTTGTGAAGGGGGAAATGTTCAGTATGGACAGCCTTGA
- the rnpA gene encoding ribonuclease P protein component — MDYCLDKARRLTHNNEYRLVYKHGKYEVGRMCVLYRMPVAKQPTRIGFVTGKKVGCAVERNRARRLMKEVYRLNQHAIREGYHIVIVGRGPLKNATYEKAEKEILYLLRKSKLLIQNDK; from the coding sequence ATGGATTATTGCCTTGATAAAGCAAGACGACTGACGCACAATAATGAATATCGCCTTGTGTATAAGCACGGAAAATACGAAGTAGGCCGTATGTGTGTACTGTATCGTATGCCCGTGGCAAAGCAACCTACGCGCATTGGTTTTGTAACAGGTAAAAAGGTTGGTTGTGCAGTGGAGCGCAACCGAGCTAGACGCCTGATGAAAGAGGTATATCGCCTCAATCAGCACGCCATTCGCGAAGGGTATCATATCGTAATTGTTGGACGTGGCCCTCTGAAAAACGCTACCTACGAAAAAGCGGAAAAGGAGATTTTGTATCTCTTGCGAAAAAGCAAATTATTGATACAAAATGATAAATAG
- the rpmH gene encoding 50S ribosomal protein L34 has translation MKRTYQPNTLWRKRTHGFRERMKTIGGRLVLKRRRAKGRKRLSA, from the coding sequence ATGAAACGTACTTACCAACCAAATACTCTTTGGAGAAAACGTACCCATGGTTTCCGTGAACGCATGAAAACTATTGGTGGCCGTCTCGTTTTGAAAAGAAGACGTGCAAAAGGCAGAAAACGCTTATCTGCATAA
- a CDS encoding YbjQ family protein: MIITTTMHIENKPVQEYKGIVFGEVVEGRNFVKDFMSGIRDIVGGRSGSYEDSLMNARKAALDEMSQRASKLGANAIIGVSFQYSTVGAQNGMLMITCNGTAVVV; this comes from the coding sequence ATGATTATTACTACAACTATGCATATTGAAAACAAACCTGTACAAGAGTACAAAGGTATTGTATTTGGTGAAGTCGTAGAAGGCCGTAACTTTGTAAAAGATTTCATGTCCGGTATTCGCGATATCGTTGGTGGTCGTAGTGGCAGCTATGAAGATTCTTTGATGAATGCGCGCAAAGCAGCTCTCGACGAAATGTCTCAACGAGCTTCTAAATTGGGTGCTAATGCTATTATTGGCGTATCCTTCCAATACAGCACAGTAGGTGCACAAAATGGCATGCTTATGATTACATGCAATGGTACAGCCGTTGTAGTTTAA
- a CDS encoding DUF721 domain-containing protein, producing MDSLDLCLPKALAELNLLEQYKLNTLVHKWRDVVGDVIADHTKIVSIKPPDMVISADNSMWMQELQMQKRRIIEAINKYYRQEVITDIRFIMKRQSYVKVEINTSLTIPDEQIITKRINFANIVLSKEDVDAIDKSLEQTDNEELRAAFRKVQITARKREIYLEQHGYHRCKRCGMHMESKKEICPTCEYELHRKHIKDIKSVIRKYPYFKYSDCQQFIQCTFPDFAEAMRESIYFYLDKIYKGSINRRHMFMVAMLITHKKPDELTDQHVINLCNKYRSKFLAEEEQRKIDALNGTLEK from the coding sequence ATGGACAGCCTTGATCTTTGTTTACCAAAGGCCTTAGCAGAACTGAATTTACTGGAACAATATAAATTAAATACCCTCGTTCACAAGTGGCGTGATGTAGTAGGCGATGTTATTGCTGATCATACGAAAATTGTGTCTATCAAGCCTCCAGACATGGTTATCAGTGCAGATAATTCCATGTGGATGCAGGAATTACAGATGCAAAAACGACGTATCATCGAGGCTATCAACAAGTATTACCGCCAAGAGGTAATTACCGATATTCGATTCATCATGAAACGTCAGAGCTATGTGAAAGTAGAAATTAATACGTCTCTAACGATTCCTGATGAACAGATTATTACAAAACGTATTAATTTTGCTAATATCGTGCTTTCAAAAGAAGATGTAGATGCCATCGATAAATCCTTAGAACAAACGGATAACGAAGAATTACGAGCTGCTTTCAGAAAAGTACAAATTACGGCTCGAAAGCGTGAAATATATTTAGAGCAGCATGGGTATCATCGTTGTAAGCGATGTGGCATGCACATGGAATCTAAAAAAGAAATCTGTCCGACTTGTGAATATGAATTGCATCGAAAACATATTAAGGACATTAAGTCTGTTATTAGAAAGTATCCATACTTTAAATACAGCGACTGTCAGCAATTTATACAGTGTACCTTCCCAGACTTTGCAGAAGCGATGCGGGAATCCATATACTTTTACCTGGATAAGATTTATAAAGGATCTATCAATCGCCGTCATATGTTTATGGTGGCCATGCTCATCACTCATAAGAAACCTGATGAGCTAACGGATCAGCATGTTATCAATTTGTGTAATAAATATCGATCAAAGTTCCTCGCTGAAGAAGAACAGCGCAAAATTGATGCTCTTAATGGGACATTAGAAAAGTAG
- a CDS encoding RNA-binding S4 domain-containing protein, producing the protein MKEKQQVPIHTEYIQIDQLLKLEGIIETGGQIKSFIDEGILTLNGQVVTEKRKKCRVGDVISCEGLDVDLIITQEEA; encoded by the coding sequence ATGAAAGAGAAACAGCAGGTACCCATTCATACGGAGTACATTCAAATTGATCAGTTGTTGAAGTTAGAAGGCATCATTGAAACAGGTGGTCAAATAAAATCTTTCATCGATGAAGGCATCCTTACCTTGAATGGTCAGGTTGTAACTGAAAAACGCAAGAAATGCCGCGTTGGTGATGTGATTTCTTGTGAAGGTCTCGATGTAGACCTCATAATTACACAAGAGGAGGCATAA
- a CDS encoding amino acid permease, protein MSENHNSNVEFTSNKDQHLKRSLKARHMNMIALGGAIGTGLFVAGGEVVSTAGPGGALVAYGLIGIMVYFLMTSLGEMATYLPIPGSFGTYAKRYVDPAFGFALGWNYWFNWAITLAAEVLAGALIMKYWFPDVPAIVWSALFLFILFGLNYLSTRSFGESEYVFSSIKVITVFVFLFCGFMLIFGIGGTSPGFANWTVGEAPFVGGWESILAIFMVAGFSFQGTELIGVAAGEAEDPEKNVPKAINTIFWRILLFYIGAFTVIGFLIPYTDPNLLNSSVENVSISPFTLVFDRFGFAFAASFINAIILTAVLSAGNSGLYSSTRMLYALAKEGQAPQIFAKLNKRGVPVPALILTTAIGLFAFLTSFIGEGTAYTWIVNISGLCGFIAWVGIAVSHYRFRRAFIAQGRDLSELPYKAWLFPVGPILAFILCVIIICGQNYSAFTGDTIDWYGVSVAYIGLPIFFAVYLGYKYINKTKVVPLKEVNLDRDFDR, encoded by the coding sequence ATGTCTGAAAATCATAATAGTAACGTAGAGTTTACGTCTAACAAAGATCAACACCTAAAACGTTCCTTAAAAGCGCGTCATATGAATATGATTGCTTTAGGTGGTGCTATCGGTACAGGTTTATTCGTTGCTGGTGGTGAAGTGGTAAGTACAGCTGGCCCTGGTGGTGCTCTTGTAGCTTACGGCCTCATTGGTATCATGGTTTATTTCCTCATGACATCTCTTGGGGAAATGGCTACATACTTGCCAATTCCTGGTTCCTTCGGGACTTATGCAAAACGCTATGTAGATCCTGCCTTTGGTTTTGCCTTAGGTTGGAATTACTGGTTTAACTGGGCTATTACCTTGGCTGCTGAAGTATTAGCAGGGGCGCTCATCATGAAATATTGGTTCCCTGATGTACCTGCCATCGTATGGTCTGCTCTGTTCTTGTTCATTTTATTCGGCTTGAACTATTTATCTACTCGTTCCTTTGGTGAAAGTGAATATGTGTTCTCTAGCATCAAGGTAATTACCGTATTCGTATTCCTATTCTGTGGCTTTATGCTTATCTTTGGCATCGGTGGCACATCTCCAGGATTTGCAAACTGGACTGTAGGAGAGGCTCCATTTGTAGGTGGCTGGGAATCTATTCTTGCTATCTTTATGGTGGCAGGATTCTCCTTCCAAGGTACTGAACTGATCGGTGTAGCCGCTGGTGAAGCGGAAGACCCTGAAAAGAACGTGCCAAAAGCGATTAATACAATCTTCTGGCGTATTCTATTATTCTATATCGGTGCTTTCACGGTTATCGGTTTCTTGATTCCGTACACAGATCCAAATCTGTTGAACTCTAGTGTAGAGAACGTATCTATTTCTCCATTTACACTCGTATTTGACCGCTTTGGTTTTGCCTTTGCTGCTAGCTTTATCAATGCTATTATCTTAACGGCTGTATTGAGTGCTGGTAACTCTGGTTTGTACTCTTCTACGCGTATGCTGTATGCACTCGCTAAGGAAGGTCAAGCACCTCAAATTTTTGCTAAGTTAAATAAACGCGGTGTTCCAGTGCCTGCGTTAATCTTAACGACAGCAATCGGTTTATTTGCATTCCTTACAAGCTTTATTGGCGAAGGTACAGCTTATACATGGATTGTTAATATCTCTGGTTTATGCGGTTTCATCGCATGGGTTGGTATCGCGGTATCTCATTATCGTTTCCGCCGTGCTTTCATTGCTCAAGGCAGAGATCTTAGTGAATTGCCATACAAAGCGTGGTTATTCCCAGTTGGCCCAATCTTGGCGTTTATTCTTTGCGTCATCATCATCTGTGGTCAAAACTACTCCGCTTTCACAGGTGATACCATCGACTGGTACGGCGTATCCGTTGCCTACATTGGCTTACCAATCTTCTTCGCAGTGTACCTTGGTTACAAATACATCAACAAAACTAAAGTTGTGCCGTTGAAAGAAGTTAACCTTGATCGTGACTTCGATAGATAA